A single Rhodomicrobium lacus DNA region contains:
- a CDS encoding MFS transporter has product MVRLFALACGILVANIYYAQPLAGPIGAELGLPATATGLIVTMTQVGYGLGLLLIVPLGDLVENRRLIVSVIALDVLAILGIAAAGAPGPFLAAAFLVGLFSVVAQIIVPLAAQLSPDATRGQTVGNVMSGLLLGIMLARPVSSFVTELSSWHVIFIASAVAMTALAVALRVWLPERRPASGLSYGGLLLSLARLFAETPVLRRRAFYHALMFAAFSLFWTATPLLLAGPLYGLSQGGIALFAFAGVAGAVAAPLAGRLADRGRTRMATAAAMACAALAFPMTFAAEPGSALALGLLVAAGILLDFGVSANLVLGQRAIFSLAAAYRSRLNGLYMAIFFAGGAIGSAAGAWAFASGGWPLCAATGFAFPIAALIYFATER; this is encoded by the coding sequence ATGGTTCGGCTGTTCGCGCTCGCCTGCGGCATCCTCGTCGCCAACATTTACTATGCGCAACCCCTCGCCGGGCCGATTGGCGCTGAACTCGGCCTGCCCGCCACGGCAACCGGCCTCATCGTGACCATGACGCAGGTTGGTTATGGGCTGGGGTTGTTGCTGATCGTGCCGCTGGGCGATCTCGTCGAAAACCGCCGCCTGATCGTGAGCGTGATTGCGCTCGACGTGCTTGCGATTCTCGGCATCGCCGCAGCGGGCGCACCGGGACCGTTCCTCGCGGCCGCCTTTCTCGTGGGGCTCTTTTCGGTCGTCGCGCAGATCATCGTGCCGCTCGCCGCACAGCTCTCGCCGGATGCGACGCGCGGGCAGACGGTCGGCAATGTCATGAGCGGGCTACTTTTGGGCATCATGCTTGCGCGGCCCGTGTCGAGCTTCGTTACCGAACTCTCATCGTGGCATGTGATCTTCATCGCGTCGGCGGTCGCGATGACTGCTCTCGCGGTCGCGTTGCGCGTTTGGTTGCCGGAGCGGCGGCCTGCGTCGGGGCTTTCGTATGGCGGTCTGCTGCTTTCGCTCGCGCGGCTCTTCGCGGAGACCCCCGTTCTAAGGCGGCGCGCCTTCTACCACGCGCTGATGTTCGCGGCCTTCAGCCTGTTCTGGACGGCGACGCCGCTGCTTCTAGCCGGACCGCTCTATGGGCTATCGCAAGGCGGCATTGCGCTTTTCGCCTTCGCAGGCGTTGCCGGAGCCGTGGCCGCTCCGCTCGCCGGCCGGCTCGCCGATCGGGGACGGACGCGGATGGCGACAGCGGCGGCGATGGCATGCGCCGCGCTCGCCTTCCCGATGACTTTCGCGGCGGAACCGGGCTCGGCGCTCGCGCTCGGCCTTCTCGTCGCTGCGGGCATCCTGCTCGACTTCGGCGTATCGGCCAACCTTGTCCTCGGACAGCGCGCGATCTTCTCGCTGGCGGCAGCCTATCGCAGCCGCCTGAACGGGCTTTACATGGCGATCTTCTTTGCGGGCGGCGCGATCGGTTCGGCTGCCGGGGCGTGGGCTTTCGCGAGCGGGGGCTGGCCGCTTTGCGCCGCCACAGGCTTTGCATTTCCGATAGCGGCGCTTATCTATTTCGCGACGGAACGCTAA
- a CDS encoding Crp/Fnr family transcriptional regulator has protein sequence MSNPVAERSHFNASRCEACFIRHRGICQALSMEQLERLSSIARRRVIPANQYIFRDGDEAISFAAVNSGVVKLIKTTSEGERHVIGLVYAPEFLGHTFAETHKFSAAAATDVDICTFPRQAFNRLLLEYPDMQRWLFEFTVRELDVTREWTLMLGRKSSYERVASLLLITARRTRNAGSQHVQENSAEFELPITRSELADYLGLTLETVSRKVSQLKQEGLIELRSTRDIFVPNIEKLAEAASMDDHRESAKAAKIAAFPA, from the coding sequence ATGTCCAACCCCGTGGCGGAACGCTCCCACTTCAACGCCAGCCGCTGCGAAGCGTGCTTCATCCGGCATCGTGGGATCTGTCAGGCTCTATCGATGGAGCAACTCGAACGGCTGAGTTCGATCGCCCGTCGCCGCGTCATTCCGGCGAACCAATACATCTTCCGAGACGGTGACGAAGCCATCTCCTTCGCGGCCGTCAATTCGGGTGTTGTGAAGCTTATCAAGACGACCTCGGAAGGCGAGCGCCACGTGATCGGCCTCGTCTACGCGCCTGAATTTCTGGGCCACACCTTCGCGGAGACGCACAAGTTTTCCGCAGCCGCCGCGACCGATGTCGACATCTGCACATTCCCGCGGCAGGCGTTCAACCGCCTGCTGCTCGAATATCCGGACATGCAGCGCTGGCTGTTCGAGTTCACGGTGCGGGAACTGGACGTCACGCGCGAGTGGACGCTCATGCTCGGGCGCAAATCCTCTTACGAGCGCGTGGCGAGCCTGCTTCTCATCACGGCGCGGCGGACCCGCAATGCCGGGAGCCAGCATGTTCAGGAAAACAGCGCCGAGTTCGAGCTTCCGATCACGCGCTCCGAGCTGGCGGATTACCTTGGCCTTACGCTCGAAACGGTGAGCCGTAAGGTCAGCCAATTGAAGCAGGAAGGACTGATCGAGCTTCGTTCGACCCGCGACATTTTCGTTCCGAACATCGAAAAGCTTGCCGAGGCAGCAAGCATGGATGACCACCGCGAGTCTGCGAAGGCGGCGAAAATTGCCGCCTTTCCGGCCT
- a CDS encoding Spy/CpxP family protein refolding chaperone — MNKSIVAGVMALALLGPSCVYAQRADVEDNGAQGTQAQPQQRQTEQKKFRFGRDDMKAFADARIAGLKAGLKLSPDQEKNWPPVEQALRDIMQKRMDQRLAKRDRQKPEDAIQAIKERAEQLEERGGSLKKLADAAEPLYQSLSEAQKRRLVALLKAGDEGLGRVAKRRGGGRG, encoded by the coding sequence ATGAACAAGTCGATTGTCGCGGGCGTGATGGCGCTCGCGCTTCTGGGACCGTCGTGCGTCTACGCGCAACGGGCCGATGTCGAGGATAACGGCGCGCAAGGCACTCAGGCACAACCGCAGCAGCGCCAGACGGAGCAGAAGAAGTTCCGCTTCGGTCGGGACGACATGAAGGCTTTCGCGGATGCGCGCATCGCCGGTCTGAAGGCGGGGCTCAAGCTCTCGCCCGATCAGGAGAAGAATTGGCCGCCGGTCGAGCAGGCTTTGCGCGACATCATGCAGAAGCGCATGGATCAGAGGCTGGCGAAGCGCGATCGGCAAAAGCCCGAAGACGCCATTCAGGCGATCAAGGAGCGCGCCGAACAGCTTGAGGAACGCGGTGGGTCGCTGAAGAAGCTCGCGGACGCGGCCGAGCCGCTTTACCAATCGCTGAGCGAGGCGCAGAAGCGCAGGCTCGTGGCGTTGCTCAAGGCGGGCGACGAAGGGCTGGGCCGCGTCGCGAAACGTCGTGGAGGCGGGCGCGGCTGA
- a CDS encoding enoyl-CoA hydratase — translation MTSNIASSETASLETVLFEKKGRVGLITLNRPKALNALNAQLIAELNQVLDAVEADADIGAIVLTGSEKAFAAGADIKEMKDKTFGDVILHDFIAPWERITRVRKPVIAAVSGFALGGGCELAMMADFIIASDTAKFGQPEITLGVIPGAGGTQRLARAVGKAKAMDLILTGRLMNAAEAERAGLVARVVPAADLVAEALKAAEKIANFSLPSVMLAKEAVNRAFETTLSEGVRFERHAFHALFATEDQKEGMAAFAEKRPPQFKHG, via the coding sequence ATGACTTCCAATATCGCGTCTTCCGAAACCGCTTCTCTTGAAACAGTGCTGTTCGAGAAAAAGGGCAGGGTCGGCCTCATCACGCTCAACCGGCCCAAGGCGCTGAACGCGCTCAACGCGCAACTCATCGCGGAACTCAATCAGGTGCTCGACGCCGTCGAGGCGGATGCCGACATCGGGGCCATCGTTCTCACGGGCTCGGAGAAAGCGTTCGCGGCGGGCGCGGACATCAAGGAGATGAAGGACAAGACCTTCGGCGACGTCATCCTGCACGATTTCATCGCGCCCTGGGAACGCATCACCCGCGTTCGCAAGCCGGTGATCGCGGCCGTATCGGGTTTTGCGCTCGGCGGTGGGTGCGAACTCGCCATGATGGCCGACTTCATCATCGCATCCGACACGGCGAAATTCGGCCAGCCGGAAATCACCCTCGGCGTGATCCCCGGGGCAGGCGGCACGCAGCGTCTTGCGCGCGCGGTCGGCAAGGCGAAGGCGATGGACCTCATCCTCACGGGGCGGCTCATGAACGCGGCCGAGGCCGAGCGCGCAGGGCTCGTGGCGCGCGTCGTTCCCGCCGCCGATCTCGTCGCGGAGGCGCTGAAAGCAGCCGAAAAGATCGCGAACTTCTCGCTTCCCTCGGTCATGCTGGCCAAGGAAGCGGTCAATCGCGCTTTTGAGACGACCCTTTCCGAGGGCGTGCGGTTCGAGCGCCATGCCTTCCATGCGCTGTTCGCGACGGAGGACCAGAAAGAGGGCATGGCGGCCTTCGCAGAGAAACGGCCTCCGCAGTTCAAGCACGGCTAG
- the dapF gene encoding diaminopimelate epimerase yields MALSHISFKKMNGLGNDFALLDARGDGFRLTADEASAIANRETGVGCDQVIVLERSARADVFMRILNADGSEVGACGNASRCVGALVGAELESEHVTIETAVGVLAARVEGDGFVTVDMGTPHFGWRDIPLAKEAPDTRAISLAITLPDGRVLEGPSVANVGNPHAIFWVSDVNAYDLSLFGRALEYDPIFPERANISLAEVLDDRTVKLRVWERGAGITQACGTAACATAVSAARTGRTGRTVEIRLPGGVIGIEWRAADDHILMTGPVAHEFEGTLTLSGGAVKVARAS; encoded by the coding sequence ATGGCTCTCTCGCACATATCATTCAAGAAGATGAACGGCCTCGGCAACGACTTCGCCCTGCTCGACGCGCGCGGGGACGGCTTCCGGCTGACAGCCGACGAGGCGAGCGCCATCGCCAATCGCGAGACGGGCGTCGGATGCGATCAGGTGATCGTGCTGGAGCGGTCGGCCCGCGCCGATGTCTTCATGCGCATCCTCAACGCGGACGGTTCCGAGGTGGGCGCGTGCGGCAATGCAAGCCGCTGCGTTGGCGCGTTGGTAGGTGCGGAACTCGAAAGCGAACACGTCACTATCGAAACGGCGGTGGGCGTACTCGCCGCTCGCGTCGAGGGCGATGGCTTCGTGACGGTGGACATGGGCACGCCGCATTTCGGCTGGCGCGACATTCCGCTCGCGAAGGAGGCGCCGGACACGCGCGCCATTTCGCTCGCGATCACGCTTCCCGACGGCCGCGTGCTGGAAGGGCCGAGCGTCGCCAATGTCGGCAACCCGCACGCCATCTTCTGGGTAAGCGACGTCAACGCCTACGACCTTTCCCTGTTCGGGCGCGCCCTCGAATACGATCCCATCTTCCCGGAGCGCGCGAATATCTCGCTCGCCGAGGTGCTCGACGATCGCACGGTGAAGCTGCGCGTCTGGGAGCGCGGCGCCGGCATCACGCAAGCCTGCGGCACCGCCGCCTGCGCCACCGCCGTTTCAGCCGCGCGCACGGGCCGGACTGGCCGCACCGTCGAAATCCGCCTGCCGGGCGGCGTCATCGGCATCGAATGGCGCGCGGCCGATGATCACATCCTCATGACGGGCCCCGTCGCACACGAGTTTGAAGGCACGCTGACGCTTTCCGGCGGCGCGGTAAAGGTAGCGCGCGCGTCATGA
- the mtaB gene encoding tRNA (N(6)-L-threonylcarbamoyladenosine(37)-C(2))-methylthiotransferase MtaB — protein MTVDVITFGCRLNTYESEVAKKHAQDAGVTDAVIVNTCAVTGEAVRQARQAIRKLRRERPGAKIIVTGCAAQIEPETFADMEEADHVIGNGEKTSAATFLSLAAGDLARVRVNDIASVRETAPHMISGFGSRARAYVEVQNGCDHRCTFCVIPFGRGPSRSVAAGEVVRQIRALVEEGYREVVLTGVDLTSYGADLPGEMKLGRLVRTVLRLVPELPRLRISSIDTMEADEALIDAFAEEERLMPHLHLSLQSGDNLILKRMRRRHAREDVISFCREMREIRPDMVFGADFIAGFPTEDETMFANTMRLADECGLSFMHVFPYSPRPKTPAARMPQLDRALVKERAARLREKAGERLGAHLEGERGKVFEVLMERERVGRTPGFTEIEIAGGAERGGIVRARATGHDKRHLIGECLA, from the coding sequence ATGACCGTCGACGTCATCACCTTCGGCTGCCGCCTCAACACTTACGAAAGCGAAGTGGCGAAGAAGCACGCTCAGGACGCAGGCGTGACCGACGCCGTGATCGTCAACACCTGCGCGGTGACGGGCGAGGCGGTGCGGCAGGCGCGGCAGGCGATCCGCAAGCTTCGCCGCGAGCGGCCCGGCGCGAAGATCATCGTCACGGGATGCGCCGCGCAGATCGAGCCGGAAACCTTCGCCGACATGGAGGAAGCCGATCACGTCATCGGTAATGGCGAGAAGACAAGCGCCGCGACGTTCCTGAGCCTGGCGGCGGGCGACCTTGCTCGCGTGCGCGTGAACGACATCGCGAGCGTCCGCGAGACCGCGCCGCATATGATCTCGGGTTTCGGCAGCCGCGCCCGCGCCTATGTTGAGGTGCAGAACGGCTGCGACCACCGCTGCACCTTCTGCGTGATCCCTTTCGGACGGGGACCATCGCGCTCCGTCGCTGCGGGAGAAGTTGTCCGCCAGATCCGCGCGCTCGTCGAGGAAGGATATCGCGAGGTGGTTCTGACCGGCGTGGACCTCACCTCCTACGGTGCGGATCTGCCGGGCGAAATGAAGCTCGGCCGCCTCGTGCGCACCGTGCTGCGCCTCGTGCCGGAATTGCCTCGCCTGCGCATCTCCTCCATCGACACCATGGAAGCGGACGAAGCGCTCATCGACGCCTTTGCGGAGGAAGAGCGGCTGATGCCGCATCTGCATCTGTCGCTGCAATCGGGCGATAACCTCATCCTGAAGCGCATGAGGCGCCGCCACGCCCGCGAGGACGTGATCAGTTTTTGCCGCGAGATGCGCGAGATCCGCCCGGACATGGTGTTCGGCGCCGACTTCATCGCGGGGTTTCCCACCGAAGACGAAACCATGTTCGCGAACACCATGCGGCTTGCCGACGAATGCGGCCTCTCCTTCATGCACGTGTTTCCCTATTCGCCGCGCCCGAAGACGCCCGCTGCGCGCATGCCGCAACTCGACCGCGCGCTTGTGAAGGAACGCGCCGCGCGGCTTCGCGAGAAGGCAGGCGAGCGCCTCGGCGCGCACCTCGAAGGCGAGCGCGGCAAGGTGTTCGAAGTGCTTATGGAGCGCGAGCGCGTCGGCCGGACACCCGGCTTTACGGAAATTGAAATTGCAGGCGGCGCGGAACGCGGCGGCATCGTGCGCGCACGCGCCACCGGCCACGACAAGCGCCACCTCATCGGGGAGTGCCTGGCATGA
- the mutM gene encoding bifunctional DNA-formamidopyrimidine glycosylase/DNA-(apurinic or apyrimidinic site) lyase encodes MPELPEVEIVRRGLAPAMEGAAFSAVTLNRADLRFPFVPHFAERLRGQRIARLARRAKYIVAETDSGLCLAMHLGMTGRFTIERHFDGAGVTPGSFYYEHPSDARHDHVVFAMSNGEVIRYNDPRRFGYMTLFDAGEMAAHPLFRGLGIEPLSDALTPDYLAARAAGKAQALKAFLLDQRIIAGLGNIYVCEALFRAGLPPDAEAGALGVGRRGKAAAARLCAAIKAVLGDALLAGGSSIRDYRHADGDGGHFQEKFDVYGRGGEPCHNGCGSDIVRKAQQGRSTFFCPRCQAKI; translated from the coding sequence ATGCCCGAATTGCCCGAAGTCGAGATCGTCCGGCGCGGCCTCGCTCCTGCGATGGAGGGCGCCGCGTTCTCCGCCGTGACGCTCAACCGCGCCGACCTTCGCTTTCCCTTCGTGCCGCATTTCGCCGAGCGCCTGCGCGGGCAGCGCATAGCGCGTCTCGCGCGTCGGGCGAAGTACATCGTGGCGGAAACCGACAGCGGCCTCTGCCTCGCAATGCATCTCGGCATGACGGGTCGCTTCACCATTGAGCGCCATTTCGACGGCGCAGGGGTTACGCCCGGCTCGTTTTACTACGAGCATCCATCCGATGCGCGCCACGACCACGTCGTTTTCGCGATGAGCAACGGTGAAGTGATCCGTTACAACGACCCGCGCCGCTTCGGTTACATGACACTGTTCGACGCGGGCGAGATGGCGGCGCATCCCCTCTTTCGCGGGCTTGGGATCGAGCCGCTGTCCGATGCGCTGACGCCGGACTATCTCGCTGCGCGCGCGGCGGGAAAGGCACAGGCGCTGAAGGCCTTCCTCCTCGACCAGCGCATCATCGCGGGGCTTGGCAACATCTATGTGTGCGAGGCGCTGTTTCGGGCGGGGCTGCCGCCCGATGCGGAGGCGGGGGCGCTCGGCGTCGGCAGGCGAGGCAAGGCGGCCGCCGCTCGGCTCTGCGCGGCGATCAAGGCCGTACTCGGAGACGCGCTCCTGGCGGGTGGTTCCTCGATCCGCGATTACCGCCACGCCGACGGCGACGGCGGCCATTTTCAGGAGAAGTTCGACGTCTATGGGCGCGGCGGCGAGCCGTGTCATAATGGCTGCGGCTCCGACATCGTAAGAAAAGCCCAACAGGGACGCTCGACCTTTTTCTGCCCGCGCTGTCAGGCAAAAATCTGA
- a CDS encoding tellurite resistance TerB family protein, which produces MPKITPTEALVYVMITMSAADRQISDRELDRIAQIVKHLPVFLGFDENTLAKTAERCGDMLSEDEGLEHLLELVRDALPKKLHETAYALAVEVAAADLKVPDEEIRLLELIRDALHLDKLVCVAIERAARARHQTL; this is translated from the coding sequence ATGCCGAAGATCACCCCGACCGAAGCTCTCGTCTATGTCATGATCACGATGTCGGCAGCGGACCGGCAGATATCCGACCGGGAGCTGGATCGCATCGCGCAGATCGTGAAGCATCTGCCCGTCTTTCTCGGCTTTGACGAGAACACGCTCGCGAAAACCGCTGAGCGCTGCGGCGACATGCTGAGCGAGGACGAAGGTCTCGAACATCTGCTCGAACTCGTTCGCGATGCCCTGCCGAAGAAGCTTCACGAGACGGCCTATGCGCTGGCGGTGGAGGTTGCGGCGGCGGACCTCAAGGTGCCGGACGAGGAAATCCGCCTGCTCGAACTCATCCGCGACGCGCTGCACCTCGACAAGCTCGTGTGCGTGGCCATCGAGCGCGCCGCGCGCGCGCGCCATCAGACGCTTTGA
- a CDS encoding FTR1 family iron permease: protein MLAAAIIVFREVIEAGLIVGIVLAATKGVPSRGWFVAGGIAAGLIGAALLAIFAGSLSEALDGEGQKVFNAGVLALAVLMLTWHNVWMASHGKQMAAELSAAGAAVAEGTKSLMALAIVVAVAVLREGAEVVLFLYGNAIASRESGSMMLAGGMLGLGGGIALTGLTYAGLVRIPPRYLFSVTSVLIALLAAGMASQCVRILQDADIVSIWVDTAWNTSGFLSTNTLFGVMMQTLVGYDDRPSWLQVAVYLTTLFVIFGLMRVSHIRHARRRGAHRRPDVSPARG, encoded by the coding sequence ATGCTTGCCGCCGCCATCATCGTTTTCCGGGAAGTCATCGAGGCCGGGCTGATCGTCGGGATCGTGCTGGCGGCGACGAAGGGCGTGCCGTCGCGCGGCTGGTTCGTGGCGGGCGGCATCGCTGCTGGGCTGATCGGTGCGGCTTTGCTTGCGATCTTCGCGGGCAGCCTGTCGGAGGCGCTCGACGGCGAAGGGCAGAAGGTGTTCAACGCGGGCGTGCTCGCGCTCGCGGTGTTGATGCTGACCTGGCATAACGTCTGGATGGCGAGCCACGGCAAACAGATGGCCGCCGAGCTATCGGCCGCTGGCGCCGCCGTGGCGGAGGGTACGAAGTCGCTGATGGCGCTGGCCATCGTGGTTGCGGTCGCGGTGCTGCGCGAAGGCGCGGAAGTGGTGCTGTTCCTCTACGGCAATGCGATCGCGTCGCGCGAAAGCGGCTCCATGATGCTCGCTGGCGGCATGCTGGGACTCGGCGGAGGGATCGCGCTCACCGGCTTGACCTATGCAGGGCTCGTCCGTATTCCGCCGCGCTACCTTTTCTCCGTGACGAGCGTCTTGATTGCGCTTCTCGCGGCGGGCATGGCCTCGCAATGCGTCAGGATTCTTCAGGACGCCGACATCGTATCCATCTGGGTGGACACAGCCTGGAATACGTCGGGCTTCCTGTCGACGAACACGCTTTTCGGCGTGATGATGCAAACCCTGGTCGGTTATGATGATCGTCCGTCGTGGCTTCAGGTCGCTGTCTATCTCACAACGCTGTTCGTGATCTTTGGATTGATGCGGGTCAGTCATATCCGCCATGCGAGGCGGCGGGGCGCGCATCGTCGCCCTGATGTCTCGCCCGCCCGCGGCTAG
- a CDS encoding trypsin-like peptidase domain-containing protein: MPNKPAKDPASTKISRRLPLSLVSRNLVGASAVALCVIAGAGANQLRAAPVVAPQSETTSQLPSFTTLAERVLPSVVSVRVKADPRLVASQDGGAGDERSPDGNKENPFSGTPLERFFAGPKGLMPPDPKGKDKKGGSPGAPVLGQGSGFFISQDGYIVTNNHVVEGAMKVEVLTTDGRALPARIIGTDAGTDLALLKVDGRNFPAVTFSKGEVKVGEWVIALGNPFGLDGTVTAGIVSARGRDIGMGAYDNFIQIDASVNQGNSGGPTFNQSGEVIGVNTAIFSPSGGSVGIAFAVPAKTVETIVAQLKEKGRVTRGWLGVEVQPVTPELADSLGLRDAQGALVTSLMQGSPADKGGLLRGDVVLKINEGDVKDSRDLARRIAVIPPQTAVRLAIFRNGRREALAVKLTELKDESKLPGGRSGPALQSEIGGLGIAVAPMVSGPGGAPGLAIVEIRPDGRAADVGLVQGDVILAANGSDLFTPDALEAALRNARAIGKRHALTLVQRGATQVFVALPTGAS; encoded by the coding sequence ATGCCGAATAAGCCTGCCAAAGACCCAGCTTCGACCAAGATATCGCGTCGCTTGCCCCTGTCGCTGGTCAGCCGCAATCTTGTCGGCGCCTCCGCGGTTGCCCTCTGCGTGATCGCAGGTGCCGGGGCCAACCAATTACGGGCTGCTCCCGTCGTCGCGCCGCAAAGCGAGACGACGAGCCAACTGCCCAGCTTCACAACGCTTGCGGAACGTGTTTTGCCGTCCGTCGTGTCGGTGCGGGTGAAGGCCGATCCGCGTCTCGTCGCGTCGCAGGACGGCGGCGCGGGGGACGAGCGCTCGCCCGACGGCAACAAGGAAAATCCCTTCAGCGGCACGCCGCTAGAGCGCTTCTTCGCCGGGCCGAAAGGCCTCATGCCTCCAGATCCCAAGGGCAAGGACAAGAAGGGCGGATCGCCCGGCGCGCCCGTCCTCGGACAGGGATCCGGCTTCTTCATCTCGCAGGACGGATACATCGTCACCAACAACCACGTCGTGGAAGGTGCGATGAAAGTCGAGGTGCTTACGACCGACGGGCGAGCGCTGCCTGCCCGGATCATCGGCACCGATGCGGGGACCGACCTCGCGCTTCTGAAGGTGGACGGGCGCAATTTCCCGGCGGTCACGTTCAGCAAGGGTGAGGTCAAGGTCGGCGAATGGGTGATCGCGCTCGGCAACCCCTTCGGCCTCGACGGCACGGTCACGGCGGGCATCGTATCGGCGCGCGGCCGCGACATCGGCATGGGCGCCTACGACAACTTCATCCAGATCGATGCTTCGGTGAACCAGGGCAATTCCGGCGGCCCGACCTTCAATCAGTCGGGCGAGGTTATCGGCGTCAACACCGCCATCTTTTCGCCGTCAGGCGGTTCGGTCGGCATCGCTTTCGCCGTCCCCGCCAAGACGGTGGAAACCATCGTCGCCCAGCTGAAGGAGAAAGGCCGCGTGACGCGCGGCTGGCTCGGCGTCGAGGTGCAGCCCGTAACGCCGGAACTCGCCGACAGCCTGGGCCTTCGCGACGCTCAAGGGGCGCTCGTGACCTCGCTCATGCAGGGCAGCCCGGCCGACAAGGGCGGCCTGCTGCGCGGCGATGTCGTGCTCAAGATCAATGAAGGCGACGTGAAGGATAGCCGCGACCTCGCGCGCCGGATTGCGGTCATCCCGCCGCAGACCGCTGTCCGCCTCGCGATCTTCCGCAACGGCAGGCGCGAAGCCCTCGCCGTGAAGCTGACGGAACTCAAGGATGAATCCAAGCTGCCGGGCGGCAGGAGCGGCCCCGCGCTGCAGTCGGAAATCGGCGGTCTCGGCATCGCGGTCGCACCCATGGTGAGCGGCCCGGGCGGCGCGCCCGGCCTTGCCATCGTGGAGATCCGCCCGGACGGCAGGGCCGCCGATGTCGGCCTCGTGCAGGGCGACGTGATCCTCGCCGCGAACGGCTCGGATCTGTTCACGCCGGACGCGCTGGAGGCGGCGCTCCGCAATGCCCGAGCCATCGGCAAGCGCCACGCGCTGACGCTCGTCCAGCGCGGTGCGACGCAGGTCTTCGTTGCGCTGCCGACCGGCGCAAGCTGA